One Rhinolophus ferrumequinum isolate MPI-CBG mRhiFer1 chromosome 10, mRhiFer1_v1.p, whole genome shotgun sequence genomic window, ATTCTCTAACTAGTAAGTGATGTGAAAAGTAACTCAGAGACATTAACTTAGTTGTCAACACAGACAGTTGTTCATATTAGGGGCAAGAGATTTTGGTCTAAAAGATATGATATAAAagagtgagggaaagagagagaaagaaagataggCTACAGTTTTCATTATTTAGTCCGACATGGGTTTTTATTATACTTGTGAGCTTGAAATACATTTTGACTGAATGTAAAAGTTAAGCTTGGtaatcatattttttcttaattttagtggCACTTTCTGTCAGATGATATAATTGTTAttaaaacatacaatattattccaATTTCTGATCCTGTGTCTGAGGCCTAATTTTTCTATCTGGAAACGTTAAGaatctttgatttatttcttgaattCTGAAATTCCATAATGCGGTGTCTTTTTGGTTATGTTCACTCTTTCTGTTTGTCATTCAGTGGAACATTTTAAACGGAAATATACTCTTAACACATGAGAAaacttcttttcatatttctttcataattttcttccaatttttattcTAATGTCTTTTTATGGCATCCCTTTTAGTGAGGTATTGGTGCTCTTGGATTGATGCTCTACTACCAttatactttttcttaattttcagtctttctctttAGATTCAACTAGCTAGGACAGTTTCTCAAGTTTTTCCTTCACTCATTttatagaatttgtttttctttattttattataagtttaATTCCCAAGcgttctttcttgttctttaaattttttttccggttcacaatttttatttcagtaatgcagtttttttctctacttctccCCCTCAAGgttattaattataaaactattaaaaaattttttttgttctttgtcctCAATATTAGTGTGAACTTCCTCTTATATGTGCTTGctttggtctttattttttagagctcTACCTGGATGGCTAATGATCACTAAGTGTCTATTAATATGTAAGAGTTAGCAGTGGGAAGCTCTGTGTCTGGGACCAGTGGACATCACTTTGGATGTTCAGGTAGAGATTGTTCATATCttcttattttcaatatttttaggtCTTTTATACAGGTCAGTTTTCTCAAAGAGTAATTctctattatgctaagtgaaataagtcagacagagaaagacaaataccatatgatctcacttatatgtgcaatcttaaaaaaaagcccccaaaaaacgaaaaacagactcatggatacagagaacagattactGGTTGCCCAAAGTGGCGGTGGGAATgaatgaaatgggtgaaggtaatcaaagggtacaaacttgcagttataaaataaataaatcatcaggatgtaatatacagcatggtgactatagttaataatattgtgttataaatttgaaagttgctcaaagttctcatcacaaaggaaaaaatattgtaactatTATAgggatggatgttaactagacatgttatggtgatcatttcataattaCACACATAGCTAATCATGTTATGTTGTACATTTgaaaactaatgtaatgttatatgtcaattgtatctctcTAGCTCTAGCCAgagaaatttctttgtttttaagagctCATGTGATTAGTTTGGGACTACCCAGACAACAAGGAGGATAATCTTTCTATCTGAATGTCTGCAacattaattacatctgcaaattcCCTTTTGCCCGGTAATATCACATGTTCACGTTTTGCAAGGTTGTGGATATCTTTTGGGGGGCCATCTTACCTACCACAGATATCATTTATAATGGCATCACACAAGTAATATATCTAGGAACAAATTCAAAGAGATATATAAGACTTCTTGCAGGGGTTAAAAGACTTAATAAAGATGTCAGTTTTTGTCAGCTTGGCTTATCAATTCATTGAATCTCAACTAAAATCTCAGCAGATTTCTTGCAAAAATTGTGAAGACAATTCTAAAgttttaatggaaaaacaaaacagtcaagAACAATCAAGATATTCATAAAGAACAACAAAGTGGGGAAATTTTCTCCACTAAAATTCAAGGCTTATTATAAAGTAATGGTAATTAAGATAATGTAgtttggcagaaaaatagacaaatatatcaataaaacaaaattgacagTCTAGAAAATGACTGTGCATACAAAACAACTTGATTAATGATTACAGGGACTCTGTAGTGCATTGGAGAAAGGGCAATTTGCCAAAAGATGTTGCTACAACTATGTATTTGTTTGGAAAGAAGTGCAAATTTACCCataaaccatacacaaaaaaacaTAATTCAAGGTGGATTATCCATGTAAGTGTGAATGAACCAAAAAACAATAAGCTCTAGAAGATAACAGGAAAATACATGATCTCAAGGTaggaaaaaatttctttaaaaagatagaagtacaaaaataaagaaaaatgcctaCCTGTATTACCTTGAAATTAGACTTCTATTTCTCAAGAGAAACCATTACCAAAATGACAAGTTATAGAGTTGGAGATATTGTAACACATGAAACTGATAAAAGAATCTTTCTTTCATCTATCTATCGTTTATCAATCCATCTCTCTGAAAACTCACACAGATCAGTAATAAAAGATTGAAAGATATTCAAGAGACTTGATAAAGCATAACACAAAATATAATAGGCAAATGAATAATAAAcctatgaaaaggtgctcaatctCAGTAGtaataaaggaaatgcaaatgatttaAACTATAATTAGATATCTCTATACACACATTAAAATAGCTGAAAATCAAAAGGCCAAACTGTCAAATTTTGGCAAGGTACACGGAGCTACAAAAAATGATATACAATTGATTGGAATGCACATTCCCATCAaaaaaccactttggaaatctATTTAGGATTATCTATTATAATTAAACACACCTACATAATATGATGCAGACACTTAGGCAACAGAAAttagtacatacatatacagtgAGAAGGGTACAAGAATActaatagcagcattatttgcaatagtagaaaacaggaaacaacctACAAAGCTATCAATATTTTCTATTCATACAAACAAATACTATATAGTAATGAAAAGTAACTATAGTAATAAAAAGTAACATAAGAGTATGGATGAAACTCACCCACATAATATTTACCATGAGTTTAAACTTAAGGTATTATATCGAAGGAAAttagacatagatatatacacaccACATGATTCCATTCACAGAGGGctcaaaaaaaatctgaaatatcaATGTCAGAAATTAGGAAAATAGATAtatctttatttctgtgaaaGACAAAAGGGATAGAGATTAAGAAGAGGCAGGAGGGTGTGTTTAGTGCTAGCAGTGTTCTGGTTCCTGATTTGGGTAGAGGTTTCAcagatatttgttttttaaaaaaaatcactgaactctACAATTATATGTcatgtacttttctgtatgttcattgtatatatcatatatatatatacacatatgtatataataagagaatatatatatatgtatataatatataataagagaACTGTGACCTTCAGTTTTCAAACACTGGAAATTCTGAGGTATGTCGGCTTACAGTAATATAGTGCTTTAGCATATACAAAGTGTGTTagcatatgtgtacatatagatGAGCATGTACAAGtaactttacatgtattattttaattaggtTTTTTATTTATAACGAAAGACATTGAGAAATGTGGTTGGGTGAAGTCTTATCAGgattaagttatttttttgtaggctacagatatttcttttataatagaaaaatatgaaaggtaTTGGTGAGAGAGTGGTGACTATTATTACTTCCATTCATGAATCTGAGATTGAGATATTATTGGTCATTAACCGCCCCGCCCCCCAGGATATATTGATGTAAAGAATAACCAAGACAACCTTTTTCAAAACCAAAGAGcatttttctttggagaaatgtttgttcaagTTCTTTGCCTACTTTTTAAGCATGTTATTCccttttatgtatatatgtatgtatgtatgtatgtattttcttatttattgctaCCGAGTTTGaggaattccttatatattttggaaatgaatCCCTATCAgacatatggtttgcaaatattttctcattccatgagttgctttttcattctgctagttgtttcctttgctgtgcatagctttttagtttgatgtatgtAATCCCATTTatgtagttttgcttttgttgcctgtgattttggtgtcacattcaagaaatcattgtgaagaccaatgtcaagaaagttttcttttaggaattttatggcTTCGGATCTTgtgttcaatttttaaatctattttgagttaatttttgtgtatgggaAATGACAaggatttaatttcattattttggatGTCaaaatccagttttcccaacaccatttattcaAGAGACGATCCTTGTCCATTGTGTATTTTTGACACCCTTGTCAAAGACCGGTAGACtatatatgtatgggtttattttttggctttttattCAGTTCTAttggcttatatgtctatttttattccaGTATTGATTACTGTATCTTTCtgtattacattttgaaataaggaagtgtgaagcttccatctttgttcttctgaTTTAAGATTGGGTCTTTctcattccatataaattttagtattttaaaaaatttctataaaaaatatctAGGGATTTTGACAAGAATTACACTGAgtaatatggacatttaaataatattaattcttctaatccatgaacacagaataccTTTCTGTTCATTTATGTCTGctctaatttctttcatcagtgttttaaagttttcaatgtacaagtcATTTACATCTTTGGTTaggtttatttctaagtattttattcgtTTTGGTCCcgttgtaaatggaattattttcttaatttctagtCCATTGTTGGTGTGcagaaatgtaactgattttttgtatgttgattgtGTATACTGCAACCTTACTGAATTCAAAAAGAGGTTATATTTCATGTTGTGTTCTTtgcacaacacacacaacacacacacacacgaacacaagtaaacttttggaggtgatggctATGTGTATTACCTGAATTGTGGTGATGGTAATACATATattcaaactcatcaaattgtacacctTAATTATGTGTGGGTTTTGGTATAAAAATTATACcccagtaaaaaaagaaaacaaaataaaaatacatcttaGGTATTACTGTTTTGGAGTGCAGATcatgtttttttggtctctattgtTGGGCATAAAGTAAACACAATGTCTCTATAATAAAATACACTacagtacatatatctttacagataataaatgttttcagatttttttagtggatgaatacccaggagagggattgctgagtattatggtagttctattctgaTAGATAGATAACGTGATTAGATTATCCATAATACTgtgtttacaaagaaaaaaaatcaattattctcAGTCTAAATATATCTCTGGACCAAGaaactgacaaaacaaaacaaaaagtacaatGATTTATCCAGCCACTAGATGACACTGCAGCTTGTGAGTGGCCACACATTACATGGAGAGAACCAAAAGATTTAATTTAGCATAGGACAGATTCTTGAAGGAAActcattttcaatatttgtaattgattactaaaaaataaagttgtactttaaatcatgtaattattttttaatgatcctttatttgtgtgtatttaaaataagCTTTTCTTATTAAGAGTAAAATAACTATTTGTCATGGaatattttgaaactataaagaaacatagagaagaaaaatattacccATACTCTTACTACTCAGGGGAAACCATTGTGTTACCTTTGTAGCTTTTATTCCTTTCAGCATATAGACACACACagcatatatttaatattcatggAATGGAATCatagtatgtattattttatctgtCTTAGCAAAAATGGTTTGAGTATTCTCCtatattcataaaaattctcctttgttattattttttgatgttgTCATATGCCACCATGTAGTAGAATcatatttatttaactaaattttTAGTTTTGGACAATTAAAGTGGCTTCTGACTTATCACTACTAAAAAGAGTCCTTTGatacacatttttatgaatacattttacaCATCCAGACTATTCCTTTAaaatccaccccaccccccaaaatagtCACATCAAAGGAAATGTATGaatctttttatgatttttataaacattttcaaactattttccaaagattGAACTAAACCAATTTATATCATCACCAGCAGTTGTTGGAAAATTTTCTTCCaacattttctccaaattttttttagcaatttaaCTTCAGTtatgatatattttcatatgtgaaaatctactcaaatttataaaaattgagaaCAAGCTTAGAAAAATCACTTCTATGTTcacattataaaaattttgaatcaGAAGATTGACTATAgtgtataactttttttattgGTTCTTTTTACTGgtcttgatattttttaaattaaatttattaatttatttttaaattaaattaaataaaatttaaatttattactaaCCATTGcaatggttattaaaattatatcgCTTTCAATTGTGCATTTCTATAAAGCATCATCTATATCTCATTGTGTGCTTACCatccagactcagttctccttctatcaccatatatttgacaccatTTAgtctcttctaccatcccccatccccataaccactaaactgctgtctgtgtctgagtttttgtttctttgtttgtttatcttgttccatTGTTGCCTTCAGTTCTATATCCCacataagtgaagtcatatgtttcttgactttttctgtctgactcattttgcttagcataataatctcaagattcatccatgtagttgcaaatggcagtatttcatcttttcttgtggcagagtaTTATTCCGTTGTGTAtgtataccatatcttctttatccaatcatctattgaaggaaaGTTTGGTCCTTTCTATGTATTGGCCacaacaaataatgctgcaatgaacattagagtacatgtatctttacagataaatgttttcagatttttttggtggatgaatacccaggagagggattgctgagtattatggtagttctattcttaattttttgaggaaactccatactgttttccatagcagctgtgattacattcccaccaacagtgtatgagggttcctttttctccgcagcctATCCAAAACTTATTATTTGcattgttgatgatagccattctaacagatgtgagttgatatctcattgtgggtattagaaacaataaatgaacacagtaaagttgctggctacaaaatcaatgtacaaaaatccaaaGCTTtcttatatattaacaatgaaatttcaaaaaatgaaatgaaaaaaaattctttttgcaattgcaacaacaacaacaacaaaatgcctagtaataaacttaacaaaggatgtgaaggacctataagacatttaaaaaaactataagacattaaaaaaaaatttagaagacacaaagaaatggaaagagattctgtgctcatggattggaagaatcaacatagttaaaatggccatattacccaaagcaatatacagatttaatgcaatccccatcaaaatcccaatggcatttttaaaagaaatagaacaaaaaaaaatcatcagatttgtatggaatcacaaaagaccccgaatagctaaagcaatcctaagaaaaaagaacaatgctggaggtatcacacttcctgacttcagctgATAGTGTAGGGcatcaataatcaaaacagcatagtattggcagaaaaacagacgcacagaccaatgcaatagaattgaaaacctggaaataaactcacataaatatgggcagttaatttttgacaaaggagtgtataacattttaatggcatgttatcctttaaaaaatacttttcattttattgaattcCTATAATTCTGTGAACTAAGCAGATGAAGTATTATTTCCCTTTCCAGAGAATGAAATTGAAATTAtgctgaaaagcaaaataaaacacagataacAATAGATATCTTCAGCaagtattaatataattatcCAAGGTAAATAGAGCCTactgatttaacatttttaaaaaaatagctaaaagCTTGAATACTGAGCAAATAAAGGTTGTATCTGTATTATACTTCGTTAGCACCCCACATTTTCCTTACCATAGGCTTCATCACTGCCATAATATAATTTCTTACTTTACTGTTTGCTTTACAAATAGAACATAAACTCCACTAGGCTAAGTTTTCTTAGTATTTCAACCCTGCTGTCCATCACAGTAGTAGCTGCTTAATAATAACCcactgaataaaaatatttaaaaaccccTCAAAAAATAGATAAGATATGCTACGTAGATATAGACATGTTATGTAGAAATGCTGCTGTTTTGCCAGTACTGGAAAATTGATGACATGGTGCTCCCCTTTATAATAATCATCTTAAAATGTAATACATCTTTGGAGTTTTCTTTGAGCCAAGTGCTGTTCTAAGTCCCTGCtcatatattaactaatttagtTTCTAGCTACTTTTAAGTAAATTTCTAACTATTTCTAACTTAAACAGCTGATCAATTAGTGAGTAGTAGAGATGAAACTCAGGCAATATTTCTCCCATGCTGTGGCTCTTCACAGCAACAATTTCCACTTAGACATTTCACAGTACATGCATcacaaaacattgttttctaGTATCACTCAGGAGTATATTGTTGTtagttgaagctgaataatattgaatgtcaactataattatatataattatatataattatatataaatataaatatatatattatctatatacatatatgtgtacatatatatacacacatacagttACGGAATATGGAGTAgagcatggggaatagagtcaattgaattataacagctatattcgatgtcagaggggtagtagattgggggggttatcactttgtgaggggtgtaaatgtctaaccattacattgttagacatgaaactaatttaaaaaaagtaatgataGTATATTAGAGCTTGAAGGCCATTCGTTTCATTTTACAGCTGTGGTAACTGAGGGACATGGAGAGTAAAAAACTTCTGTATTATTTATCACTAAGCAGTGTCTGgaattcacatttcttttcaatATGCCATACTGGTGACAAAAGTTTAAAGATACCACATACAGCATACATTTCCAACTTGCAGAGAAGGAGAATACTGCAAAAtgcattcataaaataattttgaaggtATAGATTTTCCCTTGACTGAAATATACCATGAACATTATGTAGTAccttatttctatttaataaattattttatgtaaataactaaaatatgtaTAGCATTTCTGAATTGAACAAGCTGCTTTCAGAAGCATCAGTTATGAGGATCAATTGTCCTCTTATTGGAGAGAGGATGAGATCATAAGTAGGTTCTCATAAAATGACTTTAGGTGTCTCCCAATTTCTCTGTGGTTCTTCAGTATGAGAGTGATAaacaacaaagaagaagaaaataatagagacaaaaacattttaaatgacataaattCCTCTCGATtagaatatttactgagcatctgctatTATACAGAAAAATGGATATGGCTCTTTTGGAAACACacatgaaaacaatttgaaaagtaGAAACCATGTTATAAAGCTAAGGGTTTACGATagataagttttttaaaaatgtgataatattctctttttttgatCTCTAGTATGACATataatttttagtgtattttaaaggaatgaacacttcttagaaatcattttgttgattttacttttattttaacatacatAAAGCAGCTTATAATTACACTGAACATAAAAGACAAACGAACAAAACACTATTGCACTAAAACATACTTCACATGAAGTACTGCGCATGATAGAATTGATTAGGAGAGGCACAGATTTATAATCAGATAACACTGGTATCATTCTTGGTTTGAACAATACAGAATTATTCCTAGTGGGGAATTGTCACATCATATATTGCACAAtttccaacacttatttgttttacaaatattcctcatattttttggttttgtctttatgtttttaaaagactatgTATAAGGTTTTAAAGGCAATGAATTACCTACCACTGAAAACGACAAGTCTACATTGAAGAAGTAAAAACATGACAACATAAATACACAGTCATCCCATTcttttgtgggaaaaaaatgacaacgTAACCCGGCAAACTTctccaaaaaagagagaaatattacAAAGCTTAGTTTCATAAGCTTTTGCCCACTTATAAATGTTCtctgagtcaaaaaaaaaatgcatttggacCAAATATCTGTGTTCCCAGTTAAAATTCTGTTTGTTTACATTCCGTTTTTAATACCACCATCTAACACCTTCAAATAGTGCAAATGCATGAAAGGCACTCCTGGTTGGTAGTCATTCAACAATAAATAACTCTTTAcctagctattttattatttctgtatttggaAAAGTATAAAGTGCATTCAAAAAGTTCAAAGTCATTCTTCTCAGTCTTGAACATAATTATCAGTCAATCTGTGATGTTTTTAGCTCATGACAGGGATATTCCTCTTTGCCGAGATTCCtggaatttctctctctttttttccacagtcttatttggaagaaagtttccaaaataatacaaagtttgTTCACAAAGTCTTTGTGGAAAACATCTGACCATAGAGCAGCATCCATCAAAATAAATGTCCTTGAGTTCCATATGATAATAGTCTATAATCAAATATGATTCATCCCTCATTATTTGAAGGGTTTGCTACATATCCAGTGTAAATTCTTTCCACATTCTGTACTGCTGACCTCTCTGCTGTTCAGAAATGCACAGTTCTCAGATCGTGTAAGATTGAACCTGTCAaataataaagaaactgagaattaTTTTCAGTTCATTTCCGTTCAGTTACATGAGAATAAACTGTGGTGGCAGAGGCCTCCgcgtattgtgtgtgtgtgtgtgtgtgtgtgtgtgtgtgtgtgtgtgtgtgtgctgagtaGGAATGTATGAGGCAGGTCTGCCAGTCAAATGATCAGAGATAAATCTGGAGAGACAGTAGACAAAGATCGAGAGGAACAGTATGTGGAAGGAAGGTGCAAAGCTAAGCTAAGAGTAAAAAGCTCCATTTATTTGGTTGGCATGCCTCCAGAGGAATGACTTTTGGTCATTTCTGAGGTCACAAACCCTTCAAGAAACAATTCTCAGAAAGTATACACATTCAACAATTTTAGGGGGGGTATGGCCCTTGAAGCTCATCTGTGGAGAGGGTACCATAAGACACATATTAAGAGTTCCTTTTCTAGAGATCtgaatttattctctgtatcagtaattaaaataaaactatttcgaTAGCTAGAAATTTATTTAACTGAGTTTTCTGATGACAAAGATTTACACTAAACTTATAAAGTGTCCTTTAAACTTTAAGAAAAGGTAGTTTAATTACAGGTAATAAAATaaagtcagtatttttaattCTGGGGCAAGATTTCTCTCAGGTTCATAGAAGCCTCTTATTAGGTATGAAAATATTgttcttaaaggaaaagaaaagaaaatattgctcTTTATCCTTGTGGAGATGAGAACTGGGAAAGAGTAAGaggaaattattttccaaaaattagCTCATCAGTAAAGCATAAATATGAGATTTGAAATATTGGATTTTGTttgcatcatcatcattttttctAGAATATTTCTGAGTCTATTATTCACATGAAATTTGGCTGAGATCAAATTACTAGAAGCATTTATTGTATGAATTCCAAGTAGATAAAAAGGACAAAATGATAATATGAAATCCTTTCTTAAAAGAATTCCAAGGAGTATAAGCATACAAAAAAGGTAATTAAAGCTCTGCTTATAAAGAGCACAACCTTCATATTGAACAGTGCtttgacagaaaaaaaggaaagtggtttCCCTGAGTTGCCAGCCTGGGGAGCATAAAAGACATCTTGAAATTTACCAGTTATTAAACTCTTTGCCATTTGACCACTTCCATGTCTGTTCAGCTTCTTTTTTCAGCCCAATCCAGTGTTCAGCTCTACCCACATATCGTTTTAAAAAGATCttaaagaaagcagaaaggacaTGTGTATTAAACAATCCCTTTGGGGACGTATGTAATATATCTTCAAAAGCAGTTTCTCATAAGCTGCATCTGAAGAATGTAGCTAAGCtcatcatttattaattctatatAGGATCAACTCATTTGGATATCTGGCCTTTGAAAGTAAATATTCAAATCAAATTTACAAGATTAAATTGAGACTTCATTTTGACTGATCATATGGCTTCCTATAACTAAATTTTCCTATATGGAAGACATGTACAATGTCTTCACttagaaggaaacagaaggaaaccacaaagtagctaaaaaaataaaatagcaatattttatgaaattatttttgaataataccTTACCATGTCCTTTTCTGAATCAAAGAGAGCAAGAGTAGCACCATGATCGAGGCAAGAGTTTTGGGCGAAGTTCCAGCTCCTTGTTAGATTGGAAATATAGTAGCATTTTTTCTTGTATCCAATCCAGTCATCTGGGCATGAAGAAACATGGCCGCTTGATGGTACTGAGGGCATATATTGGGCTGGACAATTGTATTGGCCCactgtaaacagaaaaaaatcatttgttttagtAACAAAAGAAACTAAATACCCACAGCATGCAAACCTAGTTCAGGAGATGCTGTGCTGTACTTGGTAACAAAGTAAAGGATGAATGGCAAGAAGGCAAATTCTGAGAAGAGAAGAAGGCAAGTTCTCACCTTATCTGATCTGCCATTGTGCCTAACTGTCATTGTACAAGGTATGAGAAAAAAGAGGGTGGCTCTTTGGCCATAATATCAGAAAGTggtaggaaaatggaaaaatcttaaaaataccttttaactAGAAAGGGTAAAGTGCATTATAAATTCTAAGTAAGGTTTAGAATCTGAATGCAGAAGTGGAGGAATTTGAAGATACAGTAGATAAAACACTATATTGGGAGATGAAGAACAGAATTCTTTGCAGGGAAGTAATTCAGGATACTGAAAGATCTGTAGCTCCAGATGTttcataaaattgtaaaatttcatGTTTGTAAAAGACACAAATGATTTTTGGTATAGCTGTATGTTT contains:
- the CD69 gene encoding early activation antigen CD69 is translated as MNSEDCSLTENSSLHLERGQQNHATSSHFATHREGSLQVPVPCAVLNVVIITILIMALIALSVGQYNCPAQYMPSVPSSGHVSSCPDDWIGYKKKCYYISNLTRSWNFAQNSCLDHGATLALFDSEKDMIFLKRYVGRAEHWIGLKKEAEQTWKWSNGKEFNNWFNLTRSENCAFLNSREVSSTECGKNLHWICSKPFK